A stretch of DNA from Endozoicomonas sp. 8E:
GGATCGACCTGGAAATGACGGGGCTTGAGCCCGAACATGACCAAATTCTGGAAATTGCGACCATTGTTACAGATGATCAGCTGAATTTTATTGCTGAAGGCCCCGTGATAGCGGTGCATCAGAGTGATGAAGTACTTAACAATATGAATGAGTGGTGTATCAAAACCCACGGTGAAACAGGGTTGACCCAGAGAGTCCGTGAAAGCCAGATCAGTCTGAGTGAGGCCGAGCAAATGACTCTGGCCTTTCTCAGACAGCACTCCGAGGCCGGTGCATCTCCCATGTGCGGTAACAGTATTGGTCAGGACCGTCGCTTTCTGAACTGTTACATGAAAGAACTTCATGAGTTTTTCCACTACCGTAATATCGATGTCAGTACCTTAAAAGAGCTGGCAAAAAGGTGGCAGCCTGGGCTGCTTGATCAATTTACCAAGAAAGGCACTCATCTGGCGCTGGAAGATATTCGTGAATCCATAGAAGAGCTTCGTTTCTACCGCCAAAACTTTATTAAATCCTGATCAGTTACAGAACAGTGACTCTGAACAGTGGCTCTTAAAAAGAGTGGCTGTTCTTTTTCGTTATTGCAGCAAAGACCTGATAGCTTCAGTCAGACATATTGGTTAAGCTGCCCACCTCTCCTTGTCTTCAGCCCGGTTCTGCTGAATGACGCCAACCGGGAATGTTTCATGAGTTTTGACTCGCTGGGATTATCAGCTCCCATCCTCCAAGCTGTGGCAGAGCAAGGCTATGATGCCCCTTCGCCTATTCAGTCTCAGGCTATTCCTGCCGTACTTGAGGGCCACGACGTCATGGCAGCGGCCCAAACAGGCACCGGTAAAACGGCAGGCTTTACCTTGCCCATACTGGAGAAGCTGGCAAAAGGACCCCGTGTCCAGGCCAATCAGGTGCGGGCGTTAATTCTGACACCCACCCGTGAGCTGGCCGCTCAGGTGGCTGAAAGTGTGGAAACCTACAGTCGCCACCTTCCTCTGCGCTCTACCGTGGTATTTGGGGGCGTCAAGATCAACCCCCAGATGATGAGATTGAGAAGAGGCGTAGATGTGCTGGTGGCAACGCCGGGCAGGCTACTGGATCTATTTAGCCAGAATGCTGTGAAGTTCAAACAGCTGGAGGTGCTGGTGTTGGACGAAGCCGACCGTATGCTGGACATGGGTTTTATTCATGATATTCGCAAGATTCTGGCAATCCTTCCCAAAAGCAGGCAGAACCTGCTGTTTTCGGCGACTTTCTCCGATGAGATTCGAAATCTGGCAAAAGGTCTGGTGCATTCGCCGGTAGAAATCTCGGTCACACCGAAAAATGCCGCCGCTAAAACTGTAGACCAGTGTGTTTGCCCTGTGGATAAAAACAAGAAAGCCGCACTGCTGACTCAGTTGATCAAAGAGAATGACTGGCGTCAGGTGCTGGTATTTACCCGAACAAAACACGGTGCCAACCGGCTGACGCGGCATCTTGAGGGTAAGGGGATTCAGGCCGCAGCTATTCACGGCAATAAAAGTCAGAATGTCCGGACAAAAGCACTGGCTGAGTTCAAAAGTGGTGAGATTCGAGTTCTGGTGGCCACCGATATTGCTGCGCGAGGGCTGGATATTGATCAGTTGCCGCAGGTTGTTAACTTTGAGCTTCCCAATGTGGCCGAAGACTATGTTCATCGAATCGGTAGAACAGGCAGGGCCGGTGCCACCGGACAGGCAGTTTCTCTGGTGTGTGCTGATGAATTCAAACAACTGGTGGCAATTGAGAGGTTAACCCGTCAGGTGATTGATCGAGAGGAAATCCCGGGTTTCAAGCCTGTGAATGCACTGCCAGAATCCAGACTGGATACCCGTCCTCCCAAGCGCAAGAAGCCTAAAAAGCCAAAGAAACCCAGAATAGAGCATCAGGATGGTCAGCGCTCGGGGGAGGTTTCCAGAGGCCATAAGCCCAATACGCCTGTCAGACGTAAGCAAGGGGCAGAAACCAAAGATGCGCCCGGAAAGCCAAGGCGAATAGTACCCGGGTCCAAGGCCGTTTAAATCTTTAATTAATTCCTTCAAACAGGTGACTGGGAAATATGCTGGTGACGTATCAGCCAATGTCCGGAATGATTTTCCAGAAAAATAGTAACCCTGATATGAGCACCTTCGGCACCTTTCACGGGTAGCATCATGCAGAGACAGGCGGCTTCGCCATAGTGATAGACAACCGGTTCTGCTTCCAATGCTGCTGTGCAGGATTCACTGGCATTAAAATAGTCTGTTAACCGCTGTCTCAATGCTTCCCGTTCATTCAAATTGACATGCAGTCCGAAGCTGTGGGGCTCGTCGTCTTTGACAAACAACGACATGATGCCACGGAGATCTTTGGTTTGAATGTAATGGTTGTATTGTTTGACAATATGAAGAAAGGGCGTGAGTGAATCACCCGATAACTTTACAGACATGATCAAAAACCTCTGGAATCTGCGTCTCAGTAGCCCCTAAGGGTAGCCCATGCACAGATTTAATCTTGAGCATTTGGGTGGTGTTGTTTAAGCGCCCATGCCACATGTTCTTTTACCAGTTCCGAGGGGTAGTTCTGGCGCTGGTGAAGCGCTGACATGACTTTATCCGTTGTCGGGGCGTTGCCTAAACCCACTGCCAGATTCCGCAACCAGCATTCAAAGCCCGCACGCCGGATCGGTGAGCCTGCGGTGCGCTCCAGAAATTCTTCTTCTGTCCACAGAAAGAGATCCGCCAAATCACTGTTATCCAGATGGTGACGAGGCTGAAAGTCAGTTTCCTGTGTGTGTCTGGCAAATCGATTCCAGGGGCAGGTGAGCTGGCAGTCATCACAGCCAAAAATTCTGTTACCCATTTTGCTGCGAAGCTCTTCGGGTATGGGGCCACTGTTTTCAATGGTCAGATAGGAAATGCACTTTCTGGTATCCACTTTGTAGGGCTCGACAATCGCCTGGGTAGGGCAAATATCCATGCAGGCGGTGCAGCGGCCGCAATGGTTCTTCTCATAAGGTTCGTCCGTGGGCAGAGGTAAATTAGTAAAGAGTTCTCCCAGGAAAAAGAAAGAACCTGCCTTACGGTTGATAATCAGGGAATGTTTGCCCATCCAGCCCAGACCCGCCTGCTGGGCGAGAGGTCTTTCCATCACTGGGGCACTGTCAACAAATGCCCTATAGCCGTGGTTCGGGGCCACTGCTTCTATTTTCTTTCCGAGTTGGGTTAAGCGTTTGCGAATGAGCTTGTGGTAATCACGTCCCAGGGCATAGCGGGAGACATAGGCTTTTTCCGGTTCATTAAGAATCTTGATGGTTTCGGTTTCTGCAGGCAGATAATCCATTCTGGCGGAGATAACCCGGATGACACCTTCATGAAGCTTTTCAGGATGGCACCTGAGTTCCTTATACCGCTCCATGTACGCCAGATCACCGTGGAGGCCCTGATCCAGCCACTGCTGAAACTGTTTTTTGTCCCGCTCCGGGATTCGGGCTTCAGTAATACCCACATGCTGGAAGCCTAAATGTCTGGCCCAAAGACGAATATCGTCAGCCAGCTTTTGATAATCAGGGCTTTCAGAAGAGTAGTTGGAGATAGACACGTTGATCAGTTGCTGCCAGGAAAAATCTGAGATTATAGACGAGCATTCTAACACACCCCTGGTCGAGAATAATGGCAGACCGCAGAAAGGGCAATCCTGGGCTACTTCTTAGACGGAATCGAAGCTGTTCAGCTGTCAATATTAAGGTAATCTATGGAGG
This window harbors:
- a CDS encoding nuclear transport factor 2 family protein; translated protein: MSVKLSGDSLTPFLHIVKQYNHYIQTKDLRGIMSLFVKDDEPHSFGLHVNLNEREALRQRLTDYFNASESCTAALEAEPVVYHYGEAACLCMMLPVKGAEGAHIRVTIFLENHSGHWLIRHQHISQSPV
- the orn gene encoding oligoribonuclease, which produces MAKADNLVWIDLEMTGLEPEHDQILEIATIVTDDQLNFIAEGPVIAVHQSDEVLNNMNEWCIKTHGETGLTQRVRESQISLSEAEQMTLAFLRQHSEAGASPMCGNSIGQDRRFLNCYMKELHEFFHYRNIDVSTLKELAKRWQPGLLDQFTKKGTHLALEDIRESIEELRFYRQNFIKS
- a CDS encoding DEAD/DEAH box helicase — encoded protein: MSFDSLGLSAPILQAVAEQGYDAPSPIQSQAIPAVLEGHDVMAAAQTGTGKTAGFTLPILEKLAKGPRVQANQVRALILTPTRELAAQVAESVETYSRHLPLRSTVVFGGVKINPQMMRLRRGVDVLVATPGRLLDLFSQNAVKFKQLEVLVLDEADRMLDMGFIHDIRKILAILPKSRQNLLFSATFSDEIRNLAKGLVHSPVEISVTPKNAAAKTVDQCVCPVDKNKKAALLTQLIKENDWRQVLVFTRTKHGANRLTRHLEGKGIQAAAIHGNKSQNVRTKALAEFKSGEIRVLVATDIAARGLDIDQLPQVVNFELPNVAEDYVHRIGRTGRAGATGQAVSLVCADEFKQLVAIERLTRQVIDREEIPGFKPVNALPESRLDTRPPKRKKPKKPKKPRIEHQDGQRSGEVSRGHKPNTPVRRKQGAETKDAPGKPRRIVPGSKAV
- the queG gene encoding tRNA epoxyqueuosine(34) reductase QueG, giving the protein MSNYSSESPDYQKLADDIRLWARHLGFQHVGITEARIPERDKKQFQQWLDQGLHGDLAYMERYKELRCHPEKLHEGVIRVISARMDYLPAETETIKILNEPEKAYVSRYALGRDYHKLIRKRLTQLGKKIEAVAPNHGYRAFVDSAPVMERPLAQQAGLGWMGKHSLIINRKAGSFFFLGELFTNLPLPTDEPYEKNHCGRCTACMDICPTQAIVEPYKVDTRKCISYLTIENSGPIPEELRSKMGNRIFGCDDCQLTCPWNRFARHTQETDFQPRHHLDNSDLADLFLWTEEEFLERTAGSPIRRAGFECWLRNLAVGLGNAPTTDKVMSALHQRQNYPSELVKEHVAWALKQHHPNAQD